In Lycium ferocissimum isolate CSIRO_LF1 unplaced genomic scaffold, AGI_CSIRO_Lferr_CH_V1 ctg7433, whole genome shotgun sequence, a single genomic region encodes these proteins:
- the LOC132045640 gene encoding uncharacterized protein LOC132045640 — protein MQVSAGGLSGVSQHYSSQPEGSQTKAPNYGGYSILSVYVQRSMLDSGCFECGDIGHFKRNSPRVRQGGQDTQFQASRAPASGRRRGSYGGNRAQSGCGGHTAGEGGPQPNRGRFQSGRGGNQSGRGGAQTGQVDRNGSQAIGERVHFYAFPCRIEAEGSDAVITGDVLMQENKVIAYASRQLKVAEMDGIAEGLRHYHLVSSWQGQCGGRCLEQEIS, from the exons ATGCAAGTTTCAGCTGGAGGCCTATCAGGGGTCAGTCAGCACTATTCCAGTCAGCCAGAGGGTTCGCAGACCAAAGCCCCAAATTATGGTGGTTACTCGATTTTGTCCGTTTATGTTCAGCGTTCGATGCTAGACAGTGGATGTTTTGAGTGTGGTGATATAGGGCATTTCAAGAGGAATAGTCCCAGAGTTAGGCAAGGTGGTCAGGATACTCAATTTCAGGCTTCCCGAGCCCCAGCATCAGGTAGAAGGAGAGGATCTTATGGTGGGAACCGTGCTCAATCTGGGTGTGGCGGTCACACAGCTGGTGAAGGTGGCCCCCAGCCTAACCGAGGCAGGTTTCAGTCTGGTAGAGGTGGTAATCAGTCCGGCAGGGGCGGAGCTCAGACAGGGCAGGTTGATCGCAATGGTTCACAGGCTATTGGCGAACGGGTTCATTTTTATGCCTTTCCTTGCAGGATAGAGGCTGAGGGCTCTGATGCAGTTATTACAG GTGATGTTTTGATGCAAGAAAATAAGGTGATTGCCTATGCCTCCAGGCAGCTGAAG GtagcggagatggatggaatTGCTGAAGGATTACGACATTAccatcttgtatcatcctggcaaGGCCAATGTGGTGGCAGATGCCTTGAGCAGGAAATCAGCTAG